A stretch of DNA from Methanoplanus endosymbiosus:
TTACAACAAATGCAAGCATAGTCAGCACTATGATAAAAACTATCCATCTGGAATCCTTAGAGAGCACCATTTTTTTTGCAGATAAGATATCCATACTGCCTGAAGAGAAAATAGATCGAATAACAGATAATATTTGTTATATATGCAGATAAACCGGGAAGGAAAATTCTCCGGAGTAACAGGAATACACCGGAAAAATAATCAAAACAGAGATAAAAGGAGAATAAGCACAAATCAAAGCATTCAGAACCCAGCTTTACAAATGACCCTTCTTTCTGCTCAACCATTCAGGTTTAAAGCCGGCATGATAATACGGAGAATATCCTCCGGATGTGACACAACAGCAGAAGACTCTTCAAGCATGAGATTTACAAGCTCACAATCCCCGACAGTCCTGAAATCTGTTCTGAGCGATATTACCTTTTTGCCCTTTGCATAGGCATAACCCATCTCCCAGGCAGTGCCGGAGTCTGCATCTGCACCATCAATTACAGCCACCACAATGTCAGACTCCTCAAGGGCTGAGAGATTTCTCTCAAATATTATTCTCATTCTCTCATCAGCACGCTCTTCTCCATCATCCCCGTGCTCCTGCGGGAGGAAGACCTCACAATAGTTATCCCGGAGAATTTTTGCAACCTTCAGATTGAACTCCTGCTCCGCCTGTGAGAAGAGAGGGGCTGCAAGATATATTCTGTACTCTGCAAATTCCTTCACATCAATGGCAGGGATATCAGGAAAACGTGATAAAAACGCTCCCCTTCCGGGGATTTTTATGTCACTGTAATATGTCATATCAACCCCGCATGACGGCGATGAATCAACGCCGAGAATGAAGAGCGGCAAGCCTCTGCCCCGTATAATTTCACGGACATCCTTCTCCCTCTCATCAAGAATTTCAGAAAATTCAGCATTGTTAAGCGACTCGGAGAAGTTTGTCGGTTCCCTTCCCAGGCCCAGATATTCAGTCTCAGGGCATGGCAGAGGCACAGTCTCAATGCCAAAAGACTCACATCTCTTAAGGCAGCGTGAAAATATCCTTACATCCTCAGCGCTCGTAATGCCATTCGCTCTCAGAGAAGGATTTATTATGCAGGGGCAGACCAGAATATACATCAATAAAGTCTGGTGATACATAATTATGACAATGCCGCTTTTTGCATGGCGGGACAATTCCTGTGACCCAAAGGTATGTTCAGTGAAGAAACTCCAGCGTGCGGGCCTTATAAGGGTATTTCCGGCGATGAAAAAGATCCCAAAATCGACAATAGTCCTTGACCCGACAGCTGAACAGGCCATATCTCCGGCAGACAGAATCGCACCCTCCCTTACAGTGCTGGACTGTTCATGGGAGGTTCTGAATACATCAGAACTTGAAGGCTGGAAGAGAAGAAGGGCGCTACCGTTTCTGGTTGCGGCAAACCCCGGACATTTCGGGAGGCCGTTTATGTTAAACTCAGTTGAAGCCCTTGCCGCAGCTCTGTATATACTTGGAGAGAAGGATCAGGCAGAGACAATACTTGCAAAATTCGGATGGGGACTGAGGTTTTTAGAGGTCAATAAAGAACCGCTTGACGAATATGCACAGGCAAAGGACTCATCCGAGATAATAAAAATCCAGTCCTATTACTACTGAGCAGATGCAATTGTTCTGAATATAATACTCCGGACCAACGTTATAAATCCGGACAGAATATTCAGCCCTGCAGATACCCAGAGATCAACTTCTTTTTCTGACAACATACAGCACTATAAGAAGAACAATCAGCAGGAGCGCCACATTCTGTTTCTGAAACAACAGAACTGTAATGCCCTGATTTCCGGATGAGACCCCGCCAAAAGTATTCCCGCCCGGAGCTGTCGCGACCTCTCCGGTAAAATCCCAGTCATGATCGAAGACATCCCTGTAATATCCGGCAATACCAGTCCCTTCAGCAATAATTCCTGCTTCACGGTTCATCTGAGGGGAATTTTCATTCCAGTTCACCGAGCTTATCAGCACAGCCTCAGAGTCAACAATAACCCCTTTGTTGTGAAGCTTAACAGGCATCCCGGAACCGGATTTTAAAAGCCTGGCCTCAAGCTGTAAAGACTCCGCATCTGCAACAGAGTTGATATATGCAGCCATCTCGTCATTATCATCATCTCCATCAACATTGTAGTAATATGAATCCAGAATTATCCTGACAGAAGCGCCCCTTCTTGCAGCATCTATCGCCTCTTCAAGGTATGGGTTTTTGCCGGAAGACCAGTTTTTGATGTACGCCTGCTCAATATCAACCGACTCTTCTGCACCTGAGATCATATCCTGTATCAGATAACTTGTATCAGGAGAGATTACAGGTGTGACGGTTACACCGTCAAATGTCTGCGGTCTGAAGACGGAATTATATGTGCCATAATATCCTGATGAATCGGTCTCCTCAAAGATGCCCGTCTCCCCCTCAGGCGGCCCTGACCAGCCCCCGCTGAAGTCATATGTAAATACCTCATCAAAGTAGTCCGAGACCCCCGCATCATCAACTACAATGCCCCAGCCACGGTTGCCATTGTACCCGGTCTCCGGAAAACCTGTCTCACCGAAGTTCTCACTGGCAACCAGTACACTCTCCCCGTCAGAGACCAGATATTTGGCGTGGTCATACCTGTATGGTGCATGAGAATCTCTGTTTTCGGTCAGCATCATCCTCACTTCTCCGCCGGAATTCTGCACAACATTCACTGCCGCGTATTCAGAGTCTGAGACCCCGCCAACAGGAGAACCCTCAAGCAGCACCTTCACATCCACACCTGCGGATGATCTTTTGGAGAGCAGATCTGCAATTTTGGATTTTGCCAGTTCATAGACATTGAGACGGATGGACTCATCTGAACCGGAGATCAGGGATGCAAGAACTTCATAAGAAGAGTCAGGTGAGACAAAAGCGGTAATTGTTGTATCATAGAATGTTTCAGGCTCAAAGGAGGACTGTCCCTCATAATACACCCTCCTGTCCCATTCACCACCCGACAGTATATGCACCCGGCCTTCTCCTGTGCTGACTATTCCCGGCCAGTAAATCTCCTGAACCTCCTCTCCGTCATCAACGAGAACCAGTTCATCGGCTTTGTTTGCCATCCGGAAATTTCCGGTAGTTATCATATCAGGCACTGAAGTGTCTGTCGGAATGATCTCGTAGTCCGGATTTATGCCATAGACACTGCGGTATGCAACTGCCTCCATTGCTACAACTGTGCTTCCTGAGAGACGGGAACCACCCGGAAATCTGACACTGCCCTCATTGTCAGTTATAAAGAGACCTTCTCCCGGCCCCGTTCCGCCAACCACGAAATATTCATCCCCTTCACCTGAGAGCCATGTATCCGGACAGAAAGCTGTTATCTCAAAGCATAATCCTGA
This window harbors:
- a CDS encoding nucleoside 2-deoxyribosyltransferase, producing the protein MYILVCPCIINPSLRANGITSAEDVRIFSRCLKRCESFGIETVPLPCPETEYLGLGREPTNFSESLNNAEFSEILDEREKDVREIIRGRGLPLFILGVDSSPSCGVDMTYYSDIKIPGRGAFLSRFPDIPAIDVKEFAEYRIYLAAPLFSQAEQEFNLKVAKILRDNYCEVFLPQEHGDDGEERADERMRIIFERNLSALEESDIVVAVIDGADADSGTAWEMGYAYAKGKKVISLRTDFRTVGDCELVNLMLEESSAVVSHPEDILRIIMPALNLNG
- a CDS encoding phospholipase D-like domain-containing protein — encoded protein: MTGLLSEKPSIPPDIIPDYANSLSMRLRSLLLLLLSALLVNSGLCFEITAFCPDTWLSGEGDEYFVVGGTGPGEGLFITDNEGSVRFPGGSRLSGSTVVAMEAVAYRSVYGINPDYEIIPTDTSVPDMITTGNFRMANKADELVLVDDGEEVQEIYWPGIVSTGEGRVHILSGGEWDRRVYYEGQSSFEPETFYDTTITAFVSPDSSYEVLASLISGSDESIRLNVYELAKSKIADLLSKRSSAGVDVKVLLEGSPVGGVSDSEYAAVNVVQNSGGEVRMMLTENRDSHAPYRYDHAKYLVSDGESVLVASENFGETGFPETGYNGNRGWGIVVDDAGVSDYFDEVFTYDFSGGWSGPPEGETGIFEETDSSGYYGTYNSVFRPQTFDGVTVTPVISPDTSYLIQDMISGAEESVDIEQAYIKNWSSGKNPYLEEAIDAARRGASVRIILDSYYYNVDGDDDNDEMAAYINSVADAESLQLEARLLKSGSGMPVKLHNKGVIVDSEAVLISSVNWNENSPQMNREAGIIAEGTGIAGYYRDVFDHDWDFTGEVATAPGGNTFGGVSSGNQGITVLLFQKQNVALLLIVLLIVLYVVRKRS
- a CDS encoding DUF367 family protein, giving the protein MTMPLFAWRDNSCDPKVCSVKKLQRAGLIRVFPAMKKIPKSTIVLDPTAEQAISPADRIAPSLTVLDCSWEVLNTSELEGWKRRRALPFLVAANPGHFGRPFMLNSVEALAAALYILGEKDQAETILAKFGWGLRFLEVNKEPLDEYAQAKDSSEIIKIQSYYY